From Candidatus Binatia bacterium:
TGGCCCGAAGATGGGCGGTGGCAGCGACGAGGTCGAGCATCGTGTCCGTCGCGGCAGTCGTGCGCGGCGGCTTGGTGGAGCTGAGGGCCCGGGCGAGCGCCGTCGTCGGCTTTGCTCGCGCCCCTGAATTCGCGGACGCCGCTACCGGTGACGGCGTCGGCAATTTGGCGGGCGCGGGCACTCGGCGCCGGCGGCGCGTGCCCGTCGAGCTCGAGCTGGACCCTGCGCGCGAGCGCGCCTTGTTCCCCGGCATGCCGCGAAGGCTAGCACGCAGGGCGGAAGACGGAACTGCAGAGGACTCGTCTCGCCACTGCCGCTCGTCGCGGCCGCCGGGGATCGTCGAATCCGGCGGTGGCGGCGCCGCCCGGCTTTGGCTATCGAGAGCGGTCGCCGTATCGAAGCGGCGCAGCCGTTCCAGTGAGAGTCCTTCTGCAGCGTGTCTCTGCCGCATCCGTTTCGATCGACGGTGAAGAAGTCGGTCGAATCGGGCGCGGCCTTTGCTTGTTCGTCGGTTTCACGCACGACGACGGCGACGCGCAGGTCGCGTGGATGGCCGACAAGATCCGCAGCCTGAGGTTGTTCGCCGACGCCGAAGGAAAGATGAACCTCGGCCTGGTCGAGGTCGCGGGCGCCGTGCTCGTCGTCTCGCAGTTCACGCTCTACGGCGACGTCGTGAAAGGCCGGCGTCCGTCATTCTCCGGGGCGGCGCAGCCGCAGCTCGCGAATGCATGGTACGAGCGCTTCTGCGCGCTGCTGCGCGAATCCGGGCTCGTGGTTGCGACCGGCCGCTTCGGCGCGATGATGCACGTCGAGATCCACAACGACGGGCCGGTCACGCTGATGCTCGAGCGCTAGCGCACTGTGGAGTTCTCAACCGAGCGCGGAAAGCACCTCCGCCGCGGCTCTTTCTCCCGAGCGCACCGCGCCGTCCATGTAGCCGTTCCAGAACGTCGAGGTTTCGG
This genomic window contains:
- the dtd gene encoding D-aminoacyl-tRNA deacylase, producing the protein MRVLLQRVSAASVSIDGEEVGRIGRGLCLFVGFTHDDGDAQVAWMADKIRSLRLFADAEGKMNLGLVEVAGAVLVVSQFTLYGDVVKGRRPSFSGAAQPQLANAWYERFCALLRESGLVVATGRFGAMMHVEIHNDGPVTLMLER